Proteins found in one Zea mays cultivar B73 chromosome 1, Zm-B73-REFERENCE-NAM-5.0, whole genome shotgun sequence genomic segment:
- the LOC103638452 gene encoding LOB domain-containing protein 30 produces MSSSVLGASAGGGGGGSSTGGPTRGVAGAGGGGPCGACKFLRRKCVTGCVFAPYFDSEQGAAHFAAVHKVFGASNVSKLLLQVPPHKRLDAVVTVCYEAQARIRDPVYGCVSHVFALQQQVVNLQTELTYLQGHLSTMEPPTPPPLAAQNQMPMTTAAFCVSNLPWPSNDIPPTVDVSTLLEEPQTQQSNWVSQQQQHYVMVGEGSGAGVSGSGAGARGGGDLQLLDRHGTAPVWSQPEPPPCTQ; encoded by the exons ATGAGCTCTTCGGTCCTTGGGGCGAGtgcaggcggtggcggcggcggctcatCTACCGGCGGGCCGACTCGGGGCGTTGCAGGAGCAGGCGGTGGCGGGCCGTGTGGTGCGTGCAAGTTCCTGCGGCGCAAGTGCGTGACCGGGTGCGTCTTCGCCCCCTACTTCGACTCGGAGCAGGGCGCGGCACACTTCGCGGCGGTGCACAAGGTGTTCGGCGCCAGCAACGTATCCAAGCTGCTGCTCCAGGTCCCGCCTCACAAGCGCCTAGACGCCGTGGTCACCGTGTGCTATGAGGCTCAGGCGCGCATCCGCGACCCCGTCTACGGCTGCGTCTCCCATGTCTTCGCCCTACAGCAACAG GTGGTGAACCTCCAGACCGAACTCACGTACCTGCAAGGCCACCTGAGCACAATGGAGCCCCCAACGCCGCCACCTTTAGCTGCACAGAACCAGATGCCAATGACGACTGCCGCCTTCTGTGTTTCGAACCTGCCGTGGCCGTCCAACGATATCCCGCCCACCGTTGACGTGTCAACGTTGTTGGAGGAGCCACAGACGCAGCAGTCCAACTGGGTCTCCCAGCAGCAACAGCACTATGTCATGGTGGGAGAGGGCTCTGGCGCTGGCGTCAGTGGAAGCGGCGCCGGCGCTAGAGGAGGTGGAGACCTGCAATTGCTGGACCGCCATGGCACAGCACCAGTTTGGTCTCAGCCTGAGCCGCCGCCATGCACACAATGA